From the Lathyrus oleraceus cultivar Zhongwan6 chromosome 4, CAAS_Psat_ZW6_1.0, whole genome shotgun sequence genome, one window contains:
- the LOC127074165 gene encoding uncharacterized protein LOC127074165, whose amino-acid sequence MATRSNFYKNPSISYNKNLSLSSVLQNLHAYNIATGNVTSDDQPHPAPTPTASVKRPRHPRPPPSRHNHHKDEVDDFPSSMSHYDYIQKRRKEVDLSKNCERVELTEDVLGNPNSTVPLVDYASDESGSSECEETHTLPNSGHKQEFNGVKSRNEQRFPVSGEPVCLICGRYGEYICNETDDDVCSMECKNELLEILKLNEGSSHDQAKDCSSSGIRDALPVPVFSDDTWNYNRHRWSKKRSSLSTYECWKCQRPGHLAEDCLVKSCSETTAGGSNRSSSIPKDLFGLYKRCHQLGKDLLAANCNACHSSANLATCIDCSIVLCDGAGHLDDHIKKHPSHQKYYSHKLKRLVKCCKSTCRVTDIKDLLVCHYCFDKAFEKFYDMYTATWKGAGFSIISGSICCEDHFMWHRMNCLNADAEGSSYIVKNNGLRGKPTQLSDFIF is encoded by the exons ATGGCAACTCGATCGAATTTCTACAAGAATCCCTCAATCTCTTACAACAAAAACTTAAGCCTCTCTTCCGTTCTTCAAAATCTCCATG CTTACAACATCGCCACCGGCAACGTTACTTCCGACGACCAACCGCATCCTGCTCCCACTCCCACCGCCTCCGTCAAACGTCCCCGCCATCCCCGTCCACCGCCGTCCCGTCATAACCACCATAAGGATGAGGTTGACGATTTCCCTTCCTCTATGTCCCACTATGATTACATTCAAAAGAGAAG GAAGGAAGTTGATTTGTCTAAGAACTGTGAGCGCGTTGAATTAACCGAAGATGTCTTG ggaaaccctaattctaCTGTCCCCTTGGTGGATTATGCTA GTGATGAAAGTGGTTCTTCAGAATGTGAAGAAACTCATACTCTTCCAAATTCTG GTCACAAACAAGAATTTAATGGAGTCAAAAGCAGAAATGAACAGCGTTTTCCTGTATCTGGAGAACCTGTTTGTCTTATATGTGGAAGATATGGTGAATATATATGCAATGAG ACAGATGATGATGTCTGTAGCATGGAGTGCAAAAATGAACTTTTGGAAATTCTTAAACTCAATGAG GGATCCTCCCATGACCAAGCTAAAGATTGCTCCTCATCTGGAATAAGGGATGCCTTACCAGTTCCCGTCTTTAGTGATGATACCTGGAATTATAATCGGCATCGCTGGTCAAAAAAGAGATCTAGTCTTTCCACATATGAATG TTGGAAATGTCAAAGACCTGGGCATTTAGCTGAAGACTGTCTAGTAAAGAGTTGCAGTGAG ACCACAGCGGGAGGAAGTAATAGATCTAGTTCCATTCCAAAGGATCTTTTTGGATTGTATAAAAG ATGCCACCAGCTTGGTAAAGACTTGTTAGCTGCAAACTGTAATGCATGCCACAGCTCAGCGAATTTGGCCACATGCATCGATTGTAGTATTGTTCTTTGTGATGG GGCAGGTCACCTGGATGATCATATAAAAAAGCACCCTTCCCATCAAAAATATTACTCACACAAGCTAAAACGTCTG GTTAAATGCTGCAAGTCAACTTGCAGGGTCACTGACATCAAAGATCTCTTGGTTTGTCACTATTGCTTTGATAAAGCCTTTGAAAAGTTCTATGACATGTATACTGCAACATG GAAAGGAGCTGGGTTTTCAATTATATCAGGTTCTATATGCTGTGAAGACCATTTCATGTG